The Lycium barbarum isolate Lr01 chromosome 9, ASM1917538v2, whole genome shotgun sequence genome has a segment encoding these proteins:
- the LOC132610439 gene encoding F-box/kelch-repeat protein At3g23880-like encodes MENEASHQLPKRMKPTETKHAQSSSDSILTLPSQLITEILLSLPVKVLLQFRSVSKYWLALISGPEFVKAHLSQSVNNKDYTHHRLMLSSVRPKKKIKVSSILSSLYDESVMEASDLDCPLKDHYVIVGSVNGLICLTIRGEDFLLWNPSIKKLKNVITEDARKFGPKEYGFGYDELHDDYKCNDGDIISIDLADEKWGKLEQPCYAERRLLFEPWSVGK; translated from the exons ATGGAAAATGAAGCCTCCCATCAGCTCCCAAAACGGATGAAACCTACAGAGACAAAGCATGCTCAATCTTCTTCAGATTCAATCTTGACCCTTCCATCTCAACTCATCACTGAAATCCTCTTAAGTCTTCCGGTGAAAGTCCTCTTGCAATTCAGGTCTGTTTCAAAATATTGGCTTGCTTTAATCTCTGGCCCTGAGTTTGTAAAGGCCCATCTTAGTCAATCTGTTAATAACAAGGACTACACCCACCATAGGCTTATGTTGAGTTCTGTTAGACCtaagaaaaaaattaaggttTCTTCTATTCTGTCTTCACTTTATGATGAGTCTGTCATGGAAGCATCTGATTTGGATTGTCCCCTTAAAGACCATTATGTAATTGTGGGTTCGGTCAATGGGTTGATTTGTTTGACTATCCGGGGAGAAGATTTTTTGCTATGGAATCCATCTATCAAGAAGCTCAAGAACGTTATTACAGAAGATGCACGGAAGTTTGGTCCCAAAGAATATGGTTTTGGATATGATGAACTTCATGATGATTATAA GTGTAATGATGGGGACATCATTTCTATTGATTTGGCTGACGAGAAATGGGGAAAGCTGGAGCAGCCTTGCTATGCAGAAAGGAGATTATTGTTTGAACCTTGGAGTGTTGGGAAGTGA
- the LOC132611516 gene encoding pentatricopeptide repeat-containing protein At4g14050, mitochondrial — MQHFQFLHQLQQCAKFHFPIIGKKLHAQIIKIGLNNCSLRLCNNLIDMYGKCGLLDNAVQLFDEMPQRDLASWASIFTAHNEANQHKKTLSIFPNMFLDGLLPDHFVFASIVKACANLSALKVGKQVHSQFLKSSFSRDDVVKSSLVDMYAKCGLPDNAKSVFDEILFKNLICSSAMISGHARCGRKNEAIELLRKLPVKNLQCWTALISGFVQNGNFLDAIDVFLEVRKEGVDMWDPFILSSIVGACANLAALQLGKQIHRVVLGLGYESSLFVSNALVDMYAKCSDIDEAKKIFDSMLKRDVVSWTSIIVGMAQHGQAIEALSYYDDMILAGIKPNEVTFVGLIYACSHVGLVTKGKSLFKSMIEDFKLSPSLQHYTCLLDLFSRSGHLEDAENLLNKMPFQPDEAVWAALLSACKKHGNTKMGVRVANRLLILGPKDPSSCILLSNTYAGAGLWENVSKLRKLMENLEVGKEPGYSCIDSGKELTTFYAGEACYPMKDEIFGLLNEFDCEMRKRGYVPDTTFVLHDMEQQEKERQLFWHSERLAVAYGILRTVPGSVIRVVKNLRTCGDCHTVLKFISSITGREIVVRDANRFHHFDDGRCSCNDFW; from the coding sequence ATGCAGCACTTTCAATTTCTTCACCAACTTCAACAATGTGCCAAATTCCATTTCCCTATAATTGGCAAAAAATTACATGCCCAAATAATCAAGATTGGTTTAAACAATTGTTCCTTAAGGCTTTGCAACAATCTCATAGACATGTATGGAAAATGTGGGCTTTTAGACAATGCTGTCCAACTGTTCGACGAAATGCCTCAAAGAGATTTAGCTTCATGGGCTTCTATTTTTACTGCACACAATGAAGCTAACCAACACAAGAAAACACTTTCAATATTTCCTAACATGTTCTTGGATGGTTTATTGCCTGATCATTTTGTTTTTGCTAGTATTGTTAAAGCTTGTGCTAATTTGAGTGCTTTAAAAGTTGGCAAACAAGTGCATTCTCAGTTCTTGAAATCGTCGTTTTCGCGTGATGATGTTGTTAAGTCTTCTCTAGTTGATATGTATGCGAAATGTGGATTACCCGATAATGCAAAATCCGTTTTTGATGAGATTTTGTTTAAGAATTTGATTTGTTCGAGTGCAATGATATCGGGGCATGCTCGTTGTGGGAGGAAAAACGAAGCAATTGAGCTTCTAAGGAAGTTGCCAGTAAAGAATTTGCAATGTTGGACTGCATTGATATCGGGTTTTGTGCAAAATGGGAACTTTCTTGATGCCATTGATGTTTTTCTTGAAGTTAGAAAAGAAGGGGTCGATATGTGGGATCCGTTTATTCTTTCGAGTATAGTAGGAGCTTGTGCTAACTTAGCTGCACTTCAACTCGGGAAACAGATTCATCGTGTTGTTTTAGGCCTTGGTTATGAATCTAGTTTGTTTGTTAGCAATGCCCTTGTGGATATGTATGCAAAATGTAGCGATATTGATGAAGCAAAGAAAATATTTGATAGCATGTTGAAAAGAGATGTTGTATCTTGGACCTCGATTATTGTAGGGATGGCACAACACGGACAAGCTATTGAAGCATTATCgtattatgatgatatgattttggCTGGTATTAAGCCAAACGAAGTAACTTTTGTTGGATTAATCTATGCTTGTAGTCATGTTGGATTAGTAACCAAAGGTAAGAGTCTTTTTAAATCCATGATtgaagattttaagttaagtCCTTCTTTGCAACATTATACTTGCTTGTTAGATTTGTTTAGTCGATCTGGTCACCTTGAGGACGCTGAAAACCTTCTTAACAAGATGCCATTTCAGCCTGATGAAGCTGTTTGGGCTGCTTTATTAAGTGCTTGTAAGAAGCACGGAAATACCAAAATGGGAGTTCGGGTTGCTAATCGGTTACTAATTCTCGGACCAAAAGATCCTTCGTCTTGTATACTGTTGTCGAATACATATGCTGGTGCAGGTCTATGGGAGAATGTATCTAAGTTGAGGAAGCTGATGGAAAATTTGGAAGTTGGGAAAGAACCTGGTTATAGTTGTATTGATTCAGGAAAAGAACTTACGACGTTTTATGCTGGAGAGGCGTGTTATCCAATGAAGGATGAGATATTTGGGCTTCTAAATGAGTTTGATTGTGAGATGAGGAAGAGAGGTTATGTTCCCGACACCACGTTCGTTTTGCATGATATGGAACAGCAAGAGAAGGAAAGACAGCTTTTTTGGCATAGTGAGAGATTGGCTGTGGCTTATGGAATTTTGAGGACGGTTCCTGGATCAGTAATAAGGGTGGTGAAAAACCTGCGGACTTGTGGCGATTGCCACACTGTTTTAAAATTTATATCAAGCATTACAGGTCGCGAAATTGTTGTTAGAGATGCAAATAGGTTCCATCACTTTGATGATGGGAGATGTTCATGCAATGACTTCTGGTGA